One genomic segment of Candidatus Neomarinimicrobiota bacterium includes these proteins:
- a CDS encoding SpoIIE family protein phosphatase — MKAFSKNIFLALLPVAVIFVVYIGDTIFFISAGVVEELVWLREFLLFGAIVGFVPLLASIKVFRPTETTKKFRVLLLAVLTFFAVSYLSPLIISPVFGVITSYALMSILFSVISIIGLIQLRDLIFFKQRKNTARTFAILMISIALVSIYGGLSAQDFQQIFRPTLNVAMVPILFAVFNSFRVSWIAYLSKKQKYLVLLACMIVVGGSVMLQKVVIDSNLNEYSYTVDIFVRLATGTISIYSFFGMIGLLLYLPTATLFDRKIRDIESLQSLSRAVSSVLDVDKLTEMISEFTAEYSNSQYSWLVLKEKGEEQFYLSSSYGLTQKQRDNMNFSINAGTSGLIYKSGEPLISQDVGREESTKHLRAWNSSVKSLIGYPLISESGVMGILYAAKNEEYGFDNDDIDLLGAFTNHIVIALENARLVESSLEKERLEHELRLAHEVQLNLLPKEVPSLPEGFDLAAASMPANEVGGDYFDFIEIDDDRIGIVIGDVSGKGTSAAFYMAEIKGMIQAYSRIYDSPCKILCDVNRALYGNMDSRSFISLTYAILDTKKRSMKYARAGHMPVLYYSRENDRWTDLKPKGIGLGMDRGKIFDEVIEEKEQKLKSGELYYFYTDGVSDAMNEDQEEFGEENIKKSLINSYELSSEETKANLITDIWTHIGNQSVHDDVTMIIMKIK; from the coding sequence TTGAAAGCTTTCAGTAAAAATATTTTCTTAGCCCTGCTTCCTGTTGCTGTTATATTCGTCGTCTACATCGGTGATACAATTTTTTTCATAAGCGCCGGAGTGGTCGAGGAGCTGGTATGGTTAAGAGAGTTTTTGTTGTTCGGCGCAATTGTCGGGTTCGTTCCGTTACTTGCGTCCATAAAAGTTTTCAGACCTACGGAAACGACCAAAAAATTCAGAGTTCTGCTGCTTGCCGTGCTTACTTTCTTTGCGGTTTCTTATTTAAGCCCGCTAATTATTTCTCCGGTTTTCGGAGTGATTACCAGCTATGCCCTGATGTCGATACTATTCTCGGTGATAAGTATTATCGGGTTGATACAGCTGCGTGATCTTATCTTCTTCAAACAGCGAAAGAACACGGCACGGACGTTCGCAATCCTTATGATCTCTATAGCGCTCGTATCCATATACGGGGGTTTGAGCGCACAGGATTTTCAACAGATCTTTCGGCCGACGTTGAACGTCGCTATGGTACCGATATTGTTTGCCGTGTTCAACTCGTTCCGTGTATCCTGGATCGCTTACCTGTCAAAAAAACAAAAATATCTTGTACTTCTTGCCTGCATGATTGTAGTCGGTGGTTCGGTGATGCTTCAGAAGGTAGTGATTGACAGCAACTTGAACGAATACAGCTACACGGTTGATATATTCGTAAGGCTTGCGACGGGAACTATCTCGATATATTCGTTTTTCGGAATGATCGGACTGCTGCTTTACCTGCCGACGGCGACGCTGTTCGACAGAAAAATACGGGACATAGAATCACTTCAAAGTCTCAGCAGGGCAGTCAGCTCCGTTCTGGACGTGGATAAGCTCACCGAGATGATATCGGAGTTTACGGCTGAATACTCAAATTCCCAATATTCATGGCTTGTTCTAAAAGAAAAAGGTGAAGAACAATTTTATCTCTCATCGAGTTACGGGTTGACTCAAAAACAAAGGGACAACATGAATTTCAGCATTAACGCCGGAACGAGCGGGTTGATTTACAAAAGCGGAGAACCTTTGATTTCACAGGATGTCGGCAGGGAAGAGAGCACCAAGCATCTGAGGGCATGGAACAGCAGCGTGAAGTCGCTGATAGGATACCCCCTAATTTCAGAATCGGGCGTCATGGGAATCCTGTATGCCGCGAAAAACGAAGAGTACGGTTTCGACAATGATGATATAGACCTCTTGGGGGCGTTTACCAACCATATCGTCATTGCGCTTGAAAACGCCAGGTTGGTCGAGAGTTCGCTCGAAAAGGAAAGGCTCGAGCACGAGCTGCGATTAGCCCACGAGGTTCAGTTGAATCTTCTTCCGAAAGAGGTTCCCTCGCTGCCTGAAGGCTTTGATCTGGCTGCCGCAAGCATGCCGGCAAATGAGGTGGGCGGGGATTATTTCGATTTTATCGAGATAGACGATGACCGGATAGGTATTGTTATCGGAGACGTATCCGGAAAAGGCACATCTGCGGCATTCTACATGGCGGAGATAAAAGGGATGATTCAGGCTTACAGCAGGATATACGATTCGCCCTGTAAGATCCTATGCGATGTGAACAGAGCCCTGTACGGAAACATGGACAGCAGGTCGTTCATTTCTCTGACTTACGCTATACTCGACACAAAGAAACGCAGCATGAAATATGCGAGAGCGGGGCATATGCCGGTGCTTTATTACAGCAGGGAAAATGACAGGTGGACAGACCTGAAACCGAAGGGCATCGGATTGGGAATGGACAGGGGAAAGATATTTGACGAGGTGATAGAAGAAAAGGAGCAAAAGCTCAAAAGCGGGGAGCTGTATTATTTTTATACCGACGGAGTCTCAGACGCCATGAATGAGGATCAGGAAGAATTTGGCGAGGAGAACATCAAGAAGTCATTGATAAATAGCTATGAATTAAGTTCTGAAGAAACGAAAGCCAACTTGATAACCGATATTTGGACACACATAGGCAATCAGAGCGTCCATGATGACGTGACTATGATCATAATGAAAATCAAGTAA
- a CDS encoding fibronectin type III domain-containing protein — protein sequence MKKFVIFHAFVLAVIAITLSCGDRDPIEIFREFNLRATSEKLMITLSWDRVADDDLTGYNLYRSAGGGELELYKVLETEDSSYVDSTVSADVVYGYQVTAAFVGGRESDPSEEEQIIPGPTITWVFDWSSARLVKMTHDVAHTTSDVFNDLISVEAFDVNENTGDIYLLDSFERSLILLQKGKNPLVLTNEAGNVRRFEDPTDVKYDPIRDDFWITDGSAGSIFHFENIDSTTFVLADSFSTGGDAVEGQLDAVRGNFWVVNNKQNSIVIYSREIGGFQQRTVSGFSGNSIMLALDEIRGSAYAANRSNGDFFRISAAGVKTELPSLNGVVLGAVEPSVGDLWLILDDNGNGLYDLAKLSEDGSRIITLADRYSDPRWIGVNPFNSNVVVMDAASSGASIEVFTNTGEILSRFGSFIKPLRGRILLER from the coding sequence ATGAAGAAGTTTGTTATATTCCACGCATTCGTCTTAGCTGTAATTGCAATTACGCTGTCGTGCGGTGACAGGGATCCTATTGAAATATTCAGAGAATTTAATCTCAGGGCAACTTCTGAAAAATTGATGATAACTCTTAGCTGGGATAGAGTTGCAGATGATGATCTTACCGGATATAACCTGTACCGTTCTGCCGGCGGCGGTGAATTGGAATTATACAAAGTGTTGGAGACTGAAGATTCGTCTTACGTCGATTCGACCGTATCAGCCGACGTCGTGTACGGTTATCAGGTCACGGCAGCATTTGTCGGCGGAAGGGAATCCGATCCTTCGGAAGAAGAACAGATAATACCGGGACCTACGATCACATGGGTGTTTGATTGGTCCTCGGCACGATTAGTGAAAATGACTCATGATGTCGCACACACGACAAGCGACGTATTCAATGATCTGATTTCTGTAGAGGCTTTTGACGTCAATGAGAACACAGGAGATATTTACCTGTTGGACAGTTTTGAAAGGTCCTTAATTCTGTTGCAAAAGGGTAAGAATCCGCTCGTATTAACGAATGAAGCCGGTAATGTACGGAGATTTGAGGACCCAACCGACGTTAAATACGACCCTATTAGAGATGATTTTTGGATTACTGACGGTTCAGCGGGAAGTATCTTTCATTTTGAGAATATTGATTCAACTACGTTCGTTCTCGCCGATTCGTTCAGCACCGGCGGGGATGCCGTGGAAGGACAACTTGACGCCGTGCGGGGCAATTTCTGGGTTGTGAACAACAAACAAAACAGCATTGTGATCTATTCAAGAGAAATCGGAGGATTCCAGCAGAGAACAGTAAGCGGATTTTCGGGCAACAGCATTATGCTTGCATTAGATGAAATTAGAGGTTCGGCGTATGCGGCAAACAGGTCAAACGGTGATTTTTTCCGGATCAGCGCTGCCGGTGTGAAAACAGAGCTGCCCTCTCTAAACGGTGTGGTACTGGGAGCTGTCGAACCCTCGGTCGGTGACCTGTGGCTTATTTTAGACGACAACGGTAACGGATTGTATGATTTGGCAAAACTATCCGAGGATGGGAGCCGTATAATCACGTTAGCGGACAGATATTCGGACCCAAGATGGATCGGGGTTAATCCATTCAACTCTAACGTAGTCGTGATGGATGCGGCATCTTCCGGGGCGAGTATTGAAGTATTTACAAATACGGGGGAGATATTAAGCAGATTCGGATCGTTCATCAAACCGCTAAGAGGGAGGATTTTATTAGAGAGATAA
- a CDS encoding type II secretion system F family protein — MPEYKYKAKNLTGEIFTGVLNVASKQEVNEFLDRQEYFPIEIKEEKSKGDGMSFFDKFQKVKTDEIANFTRQLATLIAAGVPIVAALEALSDQTDNEKFEGIVKTLITDVSGGVSFSDSLIKHKGTFSNLYVNMVRAGESAGVLEDVLRRLSDFMEHDDSVKKSIKSAMRYPIIVMIALTLAFFFAVTFIIPKFTVMFERSGVELPIITQMLLALNTIITDYWYLAFGGLILVIYTVKRILDTRKGRLMWDGFKLKLPVFGPLFLKNAISRFTHMLETLNSSGIHIIEALGICSETAGNAAISQEIDNTRSDVEIGMSLADSLEKGKIFPPMTIRMIRTGQNAGSLDEMLISIYNQYDEEVDYLTKRLSSLVEPMMTVIIGVFILIIALGIFLPMWGMYEAVK, encoded by the coding sequence ATGCCGGAGTATAAATACAAAGCGAAAAACTTGACCGGTGAGATTTTTACAGGCGTTCTTAACGTCGCAAGCAAACAGGAGGTCAACGAATTCCTCGACAGGCAGGAGTATTTCCCAATAGAGATCAAGGAAGAAAAATCTAAAGGCGATGGCATGTCGTTTTTCGACAAATTTCAAAAAGTCAAAACCGATGAGATCGCCAACTTTACCCGTCAGCTTGCCACACTGATAGCAGCGGGGGTTCCTATAGTCGCAGCGCTTGAGGCATTGTCCGATCAGACTGACAACGAAAAATTCGAGGGTATAGTCAAAACTTTAATAACGGATGTAAGCGGGGGAGTAAGCTTTTCCGATTCACTTATAAAGCATAAAGGCACATTCTCAAATCTATATGTAAATATGGTCAGGGCAGGCGAAAGCGCCGGGGTATTAGAAGATGTGTTAAGAAGACTCAGCGATTTCATGGAACACGATGATTCCGTTAAAAAGAGCATAAAAAGCGCAATGCGTTATCCGATTATAGTTATGATCGCACTGACATTAGCCTTCTTTTTCGCTGTAACGTTCATCATACCGAAATTTACAGTGATGTTTGAACGTTCGGGCGTTGAACTGCCGATAATTACCCAGATGCTGCTGGCATTGAACACAATTATAACCGATTACTGGTACCTTGCATTCGGTGGTCTGATCCTCGTGATCTACACTGTCAAGCGGATACTCGACACCCGTAAGGGAAGACTTATGTGGGACGGTTTTAAACTCAAGCTGCCTGTGTTCGGGCCTCTCTTTTTGAAGAATGCCATCTCGAGATTCACTCACATGCTCGAGACGCTCAACTCAAGCGGGATACATATCATAGAAGCGCTCGGTATTTGTTCCGAGACAGCCGGTAATGCAGCTATCAGCCAGGAAATAGATAATACGAGGTCGGACGTTGAAATAGGCATGAGTCTCGCGGATTCTCTTGAAAAGGGCAAAATCTTTCCGCCTATGACGATTCGGATGATCAGAACGGGACAGAACGCCGGTTCCCTTGATGAGATGCTGATCAGTATCTACAATCAATATGATGAAGAGGTGGATTATTTGACGAAGAGACTTTCGTCGCTCGTAGAGCCGATGATGACGGTGATCATCGGAGTTTTTATTCTGATAATTGCTCTCGGGATCTTCCTGCCGATGTGGGGAATGTATGAAGCGGTCAAATAG
- a CDS encoding sigma-54-dependent Fis family transcriptional regulator, producing MHQVLIVDPDSTSRRAFCDLGALEGWDIHSLSSGFDTLDWLAINKADIVVMSMALPLISSLKVLEKMKKLISHMPVIMLAEPENADKITDAYQKGAFDVLFKPITQAVLISRVKEALIFVDVAASLRRPDLLHPYLQGYGELDGKSRISQELYTKIDSVLDSDITVMITGESGTGKEITARTIHRYGNLKDQPFVSVNCAAIPESLQESELFGYDKGAFTGAYSDKIGKFEAANHGTLFLDEVGDMSMPLQSKILRFIETGELERVGGVMRKGVEVRLIVATNKDLEKEVEEKRFREDLYHRINVYPITMPSLRERKDDIPLLSSLILGTMIGAGKKQIIIPPETYEMLQEMPWRGNIRELINALNRAVVSSKDGVLSPDAFALSSEAVHMKELTEELVPEPVPIAPLRKVEMEAILNALRITDGNIMQASLALGITRATLYNKLKRYKIKIKREIKEPNSQEV from the coding sequence ATGCATCAAGTTTTAATCGTTGATCCTGACAGCACAAGCAGGAGAGCATTCTGCGATTTAGGTGCGTTGGAAGGATGGGATATACACTCTCTCAGCAGCGGATTCGATACTCTCGATTGGCTCGCAATTAACAAGGCAGATATTGTTGTCATGAGCATGGCTCTTCCATTGATCAGCTCGCTCAAGGTCCTCGAGAAGATGAAAAAACTGATCAGCCATATGCCTGTTATTATGTTAGCCGAACCGGAAAATGCCGATAAGATTACAGACGCCTATCAGAAGGGCGCTTTCGACGTTCTCTTTAAACCTATAACTCAAGCCGTTTTGATTAGCCGTGTAAAGGAAGCGTTGATTTTTGTGGACGTAGCAGCATCGCTGCGCAGACCTGATCTCCTGCACCCGTATCTACAGGGATATGGTGAACTCGACGGTAAAAGCAGAATTTCACAGGAGCTATATACCAAGATCGACAGCGTGCTGGATTCAGATATCACGGTAATGATCACGGGCGAAAGCGGGACGGGTAAGGAGATAACCGCAAGAACAATTCACCGTTACGGGAATCTCAAAGATCAGCCTTTCGTTTCGGTCAACTGCGCCGCAATACCGGAAAGCTTGCAGGAGAGCGAGTTGTTCGGATACGATAAGGGCGCGTTCACCGGCGCTTATAGTGATAAGATTGGAAAATTCGAGGCGGCGAACCACGGAACCTTATTTCTCGACGAAGTGGGAGACATGAGCATGCCGCTCCAATCGAAAATATTAAGGTTTATAGAAACGGGCGAATTGGAAAGGGTCGGCGGCGTAATGCGGAAAGGTGTGGAGGTGCGGCTGATAGTCGCCACCAACAAAGACCTTGAAAAAGAGGTAGAAGAAAAGAGATTCAGGGAAGATCTATACCACCGGATCAATGTTTATCCGATCACGATGCCTTCACTCAGGGAGAGGAAAGATGACATCCCGCTGCTCAGTTCACTGATACTCGGCACTATGATCGGCGCCGGGAAAAAACAGATAATCATTCCGCCCGAAACGTATGAAATGCTGCAGGAAATGCCCTGGAGAGGTAATATCAGGGAGTTGATCAATGCACTTAACAGAGCTGTAGTAAGCTCAAAAGACGGCGTGCTGAGCCCGGATGCTTTTGCTTTAAGCTCCGAGGCTGTTCACATGAAAGAACTGACCGAGGAGCTCGTTCCGGAACCCGTTCCCATAGCCCCCCTTAGAAAAGTGGAGATGGAAGCGATCCTCAACGCTCTCAGAATAACCGACGGCAACATCATGCAGGCTTCACTGGCGCTGGGAATCACAAGAGCGACATTGTATAATAAACTCAAGCGTTATAAAATAAAGATAAAAAGAGAGATTAAAGAACCCAACTCGCAGGAAGTCTGA
- the tadA gene encoding Flp pilus assembly complex ATPase component TadA, with amino-acid sequence MTARGMNLIGDILVKENKISKEDLERGLEIQAETNKPLGSVLLDENLVGEETLMEALGKQTKMPYIDLEDYTIDIDSLKLLKADQARKLNVMPLFVLDETLTVALSDPSDVLAVDEITRTTLLDVEPVLATSTAIEKALDSYYGTGELLKSKSSTAEATAEMQEFGAEAAAEDISVVQMIDMIINQAVKTSASDIHIEPREHEVRIRYRIDGSLQEVFTPPKKLQSALISRVKILASLDIAETRLPQDGRIQHLIGDRKIDMRISTYPTFFGEKIVIRVLDVESAKISLPALGIEGETLDKYRKLITSPNGIILVTGPTGSGKTTTLYASINEINKEELNIITIEDPIEYQLPNINQGQVNPKAGVSFSTALRSILRQDPDIIMVGEIRDVDTAALAIQAALTGHLVFSTVHTNDAAGAIARLLNMGIEKFLVASTLRGVVAQRLVRKLCNECAKRYRPSDSELAALGLKPSDDIIFRKAVGCMACRKTGYQGRTGLYEILLPNQEIVNLILSGASAVDIKKAAVQSGMKTLRSQGLEKVIKGLTSLEEIMVITASELEEEESRTEPELEPAPTSDSE; translated from the coding sequence ATGACTGCAAGAGGAATGAATCTGATCGGCGATATACTCGTCAAAGAAAACAAGATTTCCAAGGAAGACCTCGAAAGAGGCTTGGAAATCCAGGCGGAGACAAATAAACCGTTAGGCAGCGTTCTGTTGGATGAGAATTTAGTAGGAGAAGAAACGCTCATGGAAGCGCTTGGCAAACAAACGAAGATGCCGTATATCGATCTTGAGGATTATACGATAGACATCGATTCTCTGAAGCTGCTGAAAGCCGATCAGGCGCGGAAGCTGAACGTTATGCCTCTATTCGTATTGGATGAAACACTCACGGTGGCATTGAGCGATCCCTCGGACGTGCTTGCCGTAGATGAAATAACCAGAACGACGCTTCTTGACGTGGAACCCGTCCTGGCTACTTCGACGGCAATCGAAAAGGCGCTCGATAGCTATTACGGCACCGGAGAACTGCTCAAATCCAAGTCGAGCACCGCGGAAGCGACAGCCGAGATGCAGGAGTTCGGCGCGGAAGCCGCAGCCGAGGATATTTCCGTAGTGCAGATGATAGATATGATCATAAACCAGGCGGTAAAGACTTCCGCCTCCGATATTCATATCGAGCCGAGAGAACATGAGGTGCGAATACGGTACAGGATAGACGGCTCGCTGCAGGAGGTGTTCACACCGCCGAAGAAACTTCAGTCAGCCCTGATATCCCGTGTAAAGATTTTAGCGTCGCTCGATATCGCAGAGACGAGACTGCCGCAGGACGGCAGGATACAGCATCTCATAGGCGACAGGAAGATAGATATGCGTATTTCTACCTATCCTACTTTTTTCGGGGAGAAGATAGTTATTCGTGTGCTTGACGTGGAGAGCGCCAAGATATCCCTCCCCGCACTTGGCATAGAAGGCGAAACGCTTGACAAATACCGTAAGCTAATTACCAGTCCTAACGGGATCATACTCGTTACGGGACCTACGGGTTCGGGTAAAACCACCACGCTGTACGCAAGCATCAATGAAATCAACAAAGAAGAGCTGAATATAATCACTATTGAAGACCCGATCGAGTATCAACTGCCGAATATAAATCAGGGTCAGGTGAACCCGAAAGCGGGTGTAAGTTTCAGTACGGCGCTCCGAAGTATCCTGAGGCAGGACCCGGATATTATAATGGTCGGGGAGATCAGGGACGTAGATACGGCAGCGCTGGCGATACAAGCCGCTCTCACCGGTCATCTGGTCTTCAGCACGGTTCATACGAACGATGCAGCCGGAGCGATAGCAAGGCTGCTTAACATGGGAATAGAGAAGTTTCTTGTGGCTTCCACCTTAAGAGGTGTGGTAGCGCAGCGGTTAGTCAGAAAACTATGTAACGAATGCGCGAAGCGGTACCGTCCCTCCGACAGCGAATTGGCTGCGCTCGGACTCAAACCTTCCGACGATATAATTTTCAGAAAAGCTGTAGGATGCATGGCATGTCGAAAAACCGGTTATCAGGGAAGGACAGGGCTTTATGAAATTCTTCTGCCTAATCAGGAGATTGTGAACCTGATATTAAGCGGGGCATCGGCGGTCGATATAAAAAAGGCGGCTGTACAGTCAGGAATGAAAACCCTCAGGAGCCAGGGGTTGGAAAAAGTTATAAAGGGGCTGACTTCTCTCGAAGAGATAATGGTCATCACCGCGTCGGAATTAGAAGAAGAAGAGAGCCGGACAGAACCCGAATTAGAGCCTGCCCCAACAAGTGATTCAGAATAA
- a CDS encoding prepilin peptidase, translated as MSVEPEYLLTIYLFLIGSAVGSFLNVVIYRLPRGESIVKPRSHCPHCDTPIKPYDNIPIVSWLLLRGKCRKCKEQISIRYPVVELGSALWFVWMYLQFGLSWEFAQYLTLGIILLAISMVDLDTKLIPDSVLLVGGVSALIFAIMGNVISLKGSLAGGTVMGGVLLAIALIGGFVLKKESMGFGDVKLAVMIGLFIGWQMALLAIFLSALFASVISIGGLLMGRMKFGKPFAFGPFLALGAIVSGIWGEGIMLAYLKWALG; from the coding sequence ATGTCTGTAGAACCGGAATATCTGCTGACTATCTATCTATTTCTAATCGGCTCCGCTGTCGGCAGCTTTCTGAACGTTGTCATATACAGGTTGCCGAGGGGCGAGTCGATAGTGAAACCGCGCTCTCATTGTCCTCATTGTGATACACCGATAAAGCCGTACGACAATATTCCGATTGTGAGCTGGCTGCTGTTGAGAGGAAAGTGCAGGAAATGCAAAGAGCAGATATCGATCCGTTATCCGGTAGTAGAGCTCGGTTCGGCGCTCTGGTTCGTCTGGATGTACTTGCAGTTCGGGTTATCATGGGAATTCGCGCAGTATCTGACGCTCGGTATCATTCTGTTGGCAATAAGCATGGTCGATCTCGATACGAAGCTAATACCCGATTCAGTTTTGCTTGTCGGCGGAGTTTCAGCTTTGATATTCGCGATCATGGGGAACGTGATCAGCCTGAAGGGATCTCTTGCGGGCGGTACGGTAATGGGTGGCGTACTGCTGGCAATTGCGCTGATCGGCGGATTCGTGCTTAAAAAAGAATCAATGGGTTTCGGAGACGTAAAATTAGCGGTAATGATAGGTCTTTTCATCGGATGGCAGATGGCGTTATTGGCGATCTTTCTGTCCGCATTGTTCGCCTCCGTGATAAGCATCGGCGGCTTGCTGATGGGACGGATGAAATTCGGCAAACCGTTCGCGTTCGGACCGTTTCTGGCTTTGGGGGCGATAGTAAGCGGTATCTGGGGTGAGGGGATAATGCTCGCTTACCTTAAATGGGCGTTGGGATAA
- a CDS encoding response regulator, with translation MAENPDKRPVVLVVSDKVDETEEMESRLPENGFDVLSAPDGYEALLLAQEKKPNLIITSLNAKRISGAKLARLLKFDKKYRDIPIIAILDNDTQENLDLIHSLRIERFVKRPLDYDQLVMNIRNLFSESEIGGFIEEALL, from the coding sequence ATGGCTGAAAATCCCGATAAAAGACCGGTGGTTCTGGTCGTCAGCGACAAAGTTGACGAAACAGAAGAGATGGAAAGCCGCCTGCCGGAAAACGGCTTTGACGTGTTGAGCGCCCCCGACGGCTACGAAGCGCTGCTTCTTGCACAGGAGAAAAAACCGAACCTCATTATTACGAGTTTAAACGCCAAGAGAATAAGCGGAGCAAAGCTCGCAAGGCTTTTGAAGTTCGATAAGAAGTACCGGGATATACCTATTATAGCTATCCTTGATAACGATACGCAGGAAAATCTCGATTTGATCCATAGTCTTCGGATAGAGAGGTTTGTTAAAAGACCGCTTGATTACGACCAGCTGGTGATGAACATACGAAACCTCTTTTCCGAAAGTGAAATCGGCGGCTTCATCGAGGAGGCGCTGCTCTAA
- a CDS encoding ABC transporter permease subunit, translated as MRVSLYLAKITFGDFIRRPEVLIVSALGVIFIASLSMVLLDDELAMQVLKGVEKSQGISAQKSTLIDGGLVYAEIFTIIVSYLIGMNLIGKDIKSNTIGLFLVKPITRTQYLLGKYIGAVSLSLSLYTAYVVLLMIVLFIDGSGMSFPIHKILMLALFKIALLYSIILLFAQKLPGFVASLFGTMIYVGGYFSGDFYLFSINAEGIYKFGAKAVYYMLPHMVEVSPGSVLESSGGIMIFFKWALVYGVLYSGLWLSGAAALFKKRAI; from the coding sequence ATGAGAGTCAGCCTTTATCTGGCAAAGATAACTTTCGGGGATTTCATCAGACGACCCGAAGTATTGATAGTAAGCGCGCTCGGTGTGATATTCATCGCCAGCCTGAGCATGGTGCTGCTCGACGACGAGTTAGCAATGCAGGTGTTGAAGGGAGTGGAAAAATCGCAGGGAATCAGCGCCCAGAAAAGCACTCTTATCGACGGAGGTCTTGTCTACGCTGAAATATTCACCATCATAGTATCATATCTAATAGGGATGAACCTGATCGGAAAAGACATTAAATCGAACACGATCGGGTTATTCCTCGTAAAGCCGATCACACGCACGCAGTATCTGCTCGGGAAATATATCGGGGCTGTGTCTCTCTCGCTCTCTTTGTACACAGCTTATGTCGTGCTTCTTATGATTGTGCTCTTTATCGACGGTTCAGGAATGAGTTTTCCAATTCATAAAATTCTTATGCTTGCCCTGTTCAAGATTGCATTGCTGTATTCGATCATATTGCTGTTCGCTCAAAAACTGCCGGGATTCGTTGCGTCACTATTCGGCACTATGATCTATGTCGGAGGATATTTTTCAGGCGATTTTTACCTCTTTTCGATTAACGCCGAGGGGATATATAAATTCGGAGCCAAAGCCGTATATTATATGCTTCCCCATATGGTCGAGGTGAGCCCGGGTTCGGTATTGGAATCCTCCGGGGGTATTATGATTTTTTTCAAGTGGGCTTTGGTGTACGGGGTGTTATATTCTGGATTGTGGTTGTCAGGAGCGGCGGCTCTTTTCAAAAAGAGAGCAATATGA
- a CDS encoding ABC transporter ATP-binding protein: MAAIEIVNLKKRYATGRKSYVDALKGISLEIGEGEIFGYIGPNGSGKTTTIKILLDFIPLTEGNIKIMGHNYQNARFQVRIGYMPEDHSYYPHLRVKDFLGFLSGLTPGVNGKTDRTDKIIEEFKLEKVYNRRMGDISLGWRQKVALSAAFIDDPQIIILDEPTSGLDPVAVEEFSERLEEGRKRGKTILFSSHQLSEVERIADRIGILSEGKMLMTGTLDELLSESGADSLNELFLGSLEKK, encoded by the coding sequence TTGGCAGCTATTGAGATAGTGAATCTCAAAAAAAGATATGCTACAGGCAGAAAGAGTTATGTCGACGCCCTGAAAGGGATATCTCTTGAAATCGGAGAGGGAGAGATATTCGGGTACATAGGTCCCAACGGTTCGGGAAAAACGACAACGATTAAAATACTGCTTGATTTCATCCCTCTTACAGAAGGCAACATAAAGATAATGGGACACAACTATCAAAACGCCCGATTTCAGGTGCGGATCGGTTATATGCCGGAAGATCATTCGTACTATCCGCATCTCAGGGTCAAGGACTTTTTGGGATTTCTATCGGGACTGACACCGGGAGTTAACGGTAAGACCGATAGAACCGACAAAATAATCGAGGAGTTTAAGCTTGAGAAGGTATATAACAGAAGAATGGGCGACATTTCGCTCGGCTGGAGGCAAAAGGTTGCCCTGTCAGCCGCATTTATCGATGATCCCCAGATTATAATTCTCGATGAGCCGACTTCCGGTCTGGATCCGGTTGCGGTGGAGGAGTTCAGCGAAAGGTTGGAGGAAGGAAGAAAAAGAGGTAAAACCATCTTATTCTCTTCGCATCAGCTCTCGGAAGTAGAACGGATAGCGGACAGGATAGGGATTCTATCGGAGGGAAAAATGTTGATGACCGGCACTCTTGACGAACTGCTCTCTGAATCCGGGGCGGATTCACTGAACGAGCTCTTTCTCGGGAGTTTGGAGAAAAAATGA